One Streptomyces umbrinus genomic window, GGAAGTCACGGACGGTCAGCGGGTAGTACACGACAGCACCTCCGGGGTCGGTGATGCATACGTACCTACCCCGGCGTTGCGCAATGCCACCAGCGGCCACTACTGTCCAAAGTGGCTAATCAATTAGTTACCTAAGAGGTGGCAGATGAATCCCTTCCGCAAGGCGGTGGAGGACGGCGACCACGCGGCCGTCGTCGGCCTGCTCGCCGAGGACGTCGTGTTCACCAGCCCCGTGGTGTTCAAGCCGTACGCCGGAAAGCCGATCACCGCGGCGATCCTGGGCGCGGTCATCGAGGTCTTCGAGGACTTCCACTACATCCGCGAGATCGAGAACCCGGACGGCCGGGACGTCGTCCTCGTCTTCGAGGCACGGGTGGGCGACCGCGCACTCCAGGGCTGCGACATCCTGCACTTCGACGAGGACGGCCACGTCGACGAGCTCACCGTCATGGTCCGCCCGCTGTCGGCGGCCCAGGCACTCCAGGCCGCGATGGCGGCCCGGTTCGAGTCCGTCGAGAAGCAGGCGTCGGGCGCGTCCTGACCAGCCGGGGTTTAGCCTGATCTCCTGCCACGACCAGGAGACGTACGCCCATGACCACCCCCCATTCCGACACGGTGGACGAACCGGCGGAACTCCGCGCGCCCGCCCGGCGGCCCTCGGTCTGGCGGGGGCAGGGGCCGGCCGTGGTGGCGGTCTCGGTGGGCGGCGCGATCGGCGCCTCGGCGCGCTACGGGGCCTCGCTCCTGTGGCCCACGCACACGGGCGGCTTCCCGTGGACCACGTTCTGGGTCAACGTCGTCGGATGTTTCGTGATCGGCGTCTTCATGGTCGTGATCACCGAGGTGTGGGCGGCCCACCGGCTGGTACGACCGTTCTTCGGCACCGGAGTGCTCGGCGGCTTCACCACCTTCTCGACGTACGCCGTCGACATCCAGAGACTGGTCGACACGGGCCATCCCCGCACCGGCCTCGCCTACCTCGCCGCGACCCTGGTGGCGGCGCTCGCGGCGGTCTGGCTCGCGGTGACGGCCGTGCGGCGGGTCCTGGCGTGGCGGCGGCGCCGATGAACGCCACGGACATGGAGGCGGCGATGACGAGGCTGACGGGCAAGGCCCTGCGGGTGACCGTCTTCATCGGCGAGAACGACACCCGGCACCGCAAGCCGCTGTACTCGCAGATCGTGCACCGCGCTCGCGCGGCGGGACTCGCCGGAGCGAGCGTGTTCCGGGGCATCGAGGGCTTCGGCGCGTCCTCGCTGATCCACACCACGCGGCTGCTGTCGCTGAGCGAGGACCTGCCGGTGGCGGTCGTCATCGTGGACACGGAGGAGCGCGTACGAGCCTTCCTGCCGGAGCTCGACGAGCTGGTGGGGGAGGGGATGGTGATCCTCGACAGCTGCGAGGTGATCCGTTACGTCGGCCGGGAGGAGCCCGCCGGTGAACCCGGTGACACGGGCGGGAAAGGTAAGAAGCCGTTGTGAACTGGGTGCTGGTGATCGTCGGCGGCATGGTCGGTGCGCCGCTGCGCTATCTCACCGACCGCGCGGTGCAGTCCCGCCACGACACGGTCTTCCCCTGGGGCACCTTCACGGTGAACGTCGTCGGCTGTCTGATTCTGGGCACTCTCACCGGCGCTGCCGTGGCCGGAGCGGCCTCCTCGCACCTCCAGCTGCTGCTCGGCACCGGCCTGTGCGGAGCGCTCACCACGTACTCGACGTTCTCGTTCGAGACCCTGCGGCTGACCGAGGACGGGGCCCGTCTCTACGCCGCCGCCAACGTGATCGCGAGCGTGGTCGCGGGACTCGGTGCGGCGTTTGCGGGCGTTTCGGTGGCCGAGGCCCTCTGGGCGTAGTCCTCGGCGTCACACCTGGGCGTAGTAGGACTGGCTCCGCCGCGGCCGACGTACGGCTGCCCGCCCGTGCCGCGGCAGTCGTCCGCACGCCCGCCCACCAGAACTGGATCCCATGAGCGCCATCTCCGTCGGTCAGGCCGTCGTCCTCGGAGCCGTCGAGGGGGTGACCGAGTTCCTCCCCGTCTCCTCCACCGGCCATCTCAAGATCACCGAGGGGCTCATGGGCATCCCCGTCGACGACAACGCCGTC contains:
- the crcB gene encoding fluoride efflux transporter CrcB, with product MTTPHSDTVDEPAELRAPARRPSVWRGQGPAVVAVSVGGAIGASARYGASLLWPTHTGGFPWTTFWVNVVGCFVIGVFMVVITEVWAAHRLVRPFFGTGVLGGFTTFSTYAVDIQRLVDTGHPRTGLAYLAATLVAALAAVWLAVTAVRRVLAWRRRR
- the crcB gene encoding fluoride efflux transporter CrcB, yielding MNWVLVIVGGMVGAPLRYLTDRAVQSRHDTVFPWGTFTVNVVGCLILGTLTGAAVAGAASSHLQLLLGTGLCGALTTYSTFSFETLRLTEDGARLYAAANVIASVVAGLGAAFAGVSVAEALWA
- a CDS encoding DUF190 domain-containing protein yields the protein MTRLTGKALRVTVFIGENDTRHRKPLYSQIVHRARAAGLAGASVFRGIEGFGASSLIHTTRLLSLSEDLPVAVVIVDTEERVRAFLPELDELVGEGMVILDSCEVIRYVGREEPAGEPGDTGGKGKKPL
- a CDS encoding nuclear transport factor 2 family protein produces the protein MNPFRKAVEDGDHAAVVGLLAEDVVFTSPVVFKPYAGKPITAAILGAVIEVFEDFHYIREIENPDGRDVVLVFEARVGDRALQGCDILHFDEDGHVDELTVMVRPLSAAQALQAAMAARFESVEKQASGAS